A region of Daphnia carinata strain CSIRO-1 chromosome 10, CSIRO_AGI_Dcar_HiC_V3, whole genome shotgun sequence DNA encodes the following proteins:
- the LOC130695945 gene encoding histone-lysine N-methyltransferase trithorax-like: MAKAKFPGKPQKTSQITRLRVSTNGNGSANDSSRFAAQQAAYGLKLFYQHFAADDEDNDDFIGFEKVGENFRPHFQPGTTQTKLLGKCHIVNHKPPETVLCDPHPDVLKHAVNVPALPVVLSQDQTQLVSNRRLDDLPRDRTSLVNWKNSELPCNQQLEKVADGKRLEKKLQEKALKQVQSLKAVSAPKIPIFPKIGKEDQNGKRDSSEESERCHKSRPSATNKTQSQVGEESAEQEKNRIKREIERYTTIMTNDVVDPKQAAVEKKKSRRQQSPCGEVDKAEKLRDKIQQLLRKQWESRLQLVDVKTETQVPIESKTETQENRASSLSVSSSSSSSEDDLFYKRRRMNSNSSSSSSARKSKIILRKARLQLNQKLLKQLRQPSRLQQLVEPKPEPAESQKIVQPSSTSILRPAQLVLKTATNPVPRVPALPKELTTKLPKVRNPSPPKSNCIQRASETTVTNPLGCAFVMEQSDSKGIPGTVVCGVCGAVRRYSFILQARKFGTFSCEPCRKFISRVLRARVPVKCAVGSGHCIQPPVHRWNTSFPPEEKPNGEVMTARCKACWLKLALTGFQMREADHDDLRKLLPAFMQDAIPLASDRPTVIHWAPNRGQMIRMKSNPSATPNVPATSTLPTVPAAPKIKKKPNASKKAEHCPGSRTREKSGGGGSTTEIHSGPRVKHVCRSAVVARAQPRATFDDGDSDRSASKQCDLPCDCCSLPDSGPLKLATFDVAPILANGSSAAKNSSKLSRSTDRKNSLSSPAMPLTTSQGERSRVTFRDDVKLGSNQRVGLMTSAVRAWQQQDLSRTKNSQFRCMTSGSAGRKPAKLVPKGVLLPDLWEHYDADRVWDQGFAMCCSQLSMTSPLCFLCGSSGRNELVCCSSCCESFHPFCVADSAPLSVSAPDCHHWDREAVACRIEEDGIESCSGIVEKGETAISAVTNTLGAPWICLNCVVCQICSSSSGQRMVCSSCSHAYHWSCLGPAHPSSKRKRRAKWQCFACSRVEEKFCPLCFKCHTSRQMKMECNCCGTWVHAECEQLSDEDFRFLCTTTNVEYVCSLCSPDKNWKNDLLRCANGLLREALAKIADTQTTPSSNIFEAINDKLIRNEYRDCAEFCSDLRQLADKLSLTESSIFSLIPWMESKQKEIVPRPKISITAKVEYDAESDIRLCALCHGRGEGPAAAEGRLLYCGSDIWCHINCALWSNEVFEEVDGALQNVFDALARGSGSRCKHCHAKGATVNCCVRGCQISLHFPCCLQPDTEVTLLEGKRLICSQHAKEQSNKNLVPHPPNFEVARCVYVDLGAESKRIKPCAPRDIRVVIGSLSISSIGQLRTDVSGENSALTPVGFECQRRYWSVKEPWKVVSYTLKTIYIPSSVDGKDLETNVTVSHEEDDVIMAESGLNLAELDTQDDRELIHMVLEDANFEQELEGGPNASVAMSGTPNELRDSGFYSDAGEVSPSPTEDNALEAWLADPEHAVIFLDSALLASLDIESDPAVPKPSTFSGTAVDETRTQPNNNYPQLPEVNTPPKRNLRNRRLSYTQWRKMRLQNRNDKRIVPATVKSSSIQTGERSSNLDWNGNESEWNSVNSNNLLASIKVSPLSHNDVLKKVNSDVPWHRKGSSGNILQLDGAADSSDTEPEKTVVVKQENMIDEEPVKCRRCRRSYRTLQSFNKHVESCVEMLSSSSEGEEESEEDVIPVKPKLEPVEPDAHISIPIQFQAKEEPMDHVTEAEIIQSQPENDPIQVPVVNSSSQGQKAIEPAKSVNQPVPSKPPGSVKPRYQKRRFRPVVNAIPPRTLAIRQPHPPAPTGLQNVRFTVPAPSPIPASYQMTLQSPPPPVLYVTRPELNNPSNSGVQCSFISQPSLNVPQQHYIIMPPSMEQTFVQANSCSIPTLSSSGLTLNQQTSSPVVQYLGAIPSHMLSTLGIMTTNVGVTNYTTIPSLSSLLQNQHAQVPWETSNQIVILPQQPLLSFNLPSVSLQPASQLSPSIATIQLSPAVAKDTNPPVAKKTLSPKVVNELTTKPVVDGTEPKQPIPTQETTKKENSKAPNELDVLKEDQKRLVLPLNNNIIEDVPAVDGKPPKPTYSYRSAMGGKKPARVITPVGSEAKEDPPLIVQQLKVVAHPSAPEKATRTFHLKASTDQQERLSITEAMVEMVASQMTEATSELPNKLADISDVFATPPASSEPPILPSDMDAEPVSWPVIDSTLPAEEQKSAPENGTKKEAHIVYELVSDDGFYARSNSLSAVWQKLLDAVQDARLALKMEPLYNGCTKSMDERNLHLTGLHHHAVINLLEQLPNADQFPGYTFRYRANRDRESVEKLITGSTFGCVRAAPFNGRVPYDMFGWLASQYRPKPQLSVRAAAEQDGAQQPAAGRRVTNFELLPMTVRFKHLRQVAKTSVGVYRSHIHGRGLFCKRDIESGEMVVEYAGQVIRSVLCDKREKEYEAKGMGCYMFRVDEQTVVDATVHGNAARFINHSCEPNCYSRIVDIFGKKHIIIFALRRIHRGEELTYDYKFPLEDVKIPCTCGSRKCRKYLN; encoded by the exons ATGGCGAAAGCCAAGTTTCCAGGTAAACCTCAGAAAACGTCTCAAATTACTCGTTTAAGAGTTAGTACAAACGGTAATGGCAGTGCGAATGATTCTTCGAGATTCGCAGCACAACAGGCAGCCTATGGTTTGAAACTGTTCTATCAACATTTCGCTGCTGACGATGAG GATAATGATGATTTTATTGGTTTCGAAAAAGTTGGGGAAAACTTCAGACCACACTTCCAACCTGGAACTACGCAGACAAAACTACTCGGAAAGTGTCACATAGTGAATCACAAACCTCCAGAAACTGTGCTTTGTGATCCCCACCCAGACGTTTTGAAACATGCTGTGAATGTGCCTGCTTTACCAGTTGTGCTCAGTCAAGATCAGACGCAGTTGGTCTCAAATCGACGATTGGATGATTTACCTCGGGACAGAACATCTTTAGTGAACTGGAAAAACAGTGAATTGCCATGTAATCAACAACTTGAAAAGGTAGCTGATGGAAAAAGGCTTGAGAAAAAGCTTCAAGAAAAGGCATTGAAGCAAGTGCAGTCCTTAAAAGCTGTGTCTGCTCCCAAAATCCCTATCTTCCCTAAGATTGGCAAAGAAGaccaaaatggaaaaagggaTTCCagtgaagaaagtgaaagatgCCACAAATCTCGGCCCAGTGCTACAAACAAAACCCAGAGTCAAGTTGGAGAGGAAAGTGCCGAGCAAG AGAAAAATCGAATCAAGAGAGAAATTGAAAGGTATACTACTATCATGACAAATGATGTAGTGGATCCAAAGCAGGCGgctgttgaaaagaaaaagagtagAAGGCAACAAAGTCCGTGTGGAGAGGTAGATAAAGCAGAAAAGCTTAGAGATAAAATTCAGCAGCTTCTTCGAAAACAATGGGAATCCAGATTACAGCTTGTAGATGTCAAGACTGAAACTCAAGTTCCAATAGAAAG CAAAACGGAGACTCAAGAAAATCGTGCAAGCTCGCTGTCTGTATCTTCTTCATCGTCATCCTCAGAAGATGACCTCTTTTACAAGCGTAGGAGGATGAATAGCAACAGCAGTAGTAGCAGTAGTGCCCGAAAGAGTAAAATTATTCTTCGCAAGGCCCGCCTACAGTTGAATCAAAAACTATTGAAACAGCTGCGCCAGCCTTCCAG GTTGCAACAGTTGGTAGAACCAAAGCCTGAACCAGCGGAATCACAAAAAATCGTTCAACCTAGTTCGACATCGATTCTTCGACCGGCTCAGCTGGTATTAAAAACAGCAACGAACCCAGTGCCACGCGTCCCAGCGTTACCAAAGGAACTGACGACTAAGTTGCCTAAAGTCCGAAATCCTTCGCCACCCAA ATCCAACTGCATCCAAAGGGCAAGCGAAACGACTGTTACCAATCCCTTGGGATGTGCATTCGTCATGGAACAAAGCGACAGTAAAGGAATACCAGGGACAGTCGTTTGCGGAGTCTGTGGGGCTGTTCGACGCTACTCTTTTATTCTTCAGGCGCGCAAATTTGGTACCTTCAGTTGCGAGCCGTGCCGCAAATTTATCTCCCGCGTGCTTCGCGCCAGGGTGCCTGTCAAGTGCGCTGTCGGCAGCGGCCACTGTATCCAGCCTCCAGTGCATCGATGGAATACTTCTTTTCCTCCCGAAGAAAAGCCAA ATGGTGAAGTGATGACAGCCCGTTGCAAAGCCTGTTGGCTGAAACTCGCCCTTACTGGATTTCAAATGCGAGAGGCTGATCATGACGATCTACGGAAGCTGCTTCCAGCTTTCATGCAGGACGCAATTCCTTTAGCTAGTGACCGTCCTACTGTCATACATTGGGCTCCTAATCGAGGGCAAATGATACGGATGAAGTCAAACCCTTCCGCAACTCCTAAT GTGCCTGCAACATCTACCTTACCTACGGTTCCGGCTGCaccaaaaataaagaagaaaccCAATGCAtcgaaaaaag CTGAGCATTGTCCTGGTTCTAGAACCAGAGAGAAGAGTGGCGGTGGCGGCTCGACGACGGAAATCCATTCGGGACCCAGGGTGAAGCACGTGTGTCGGAGCGCGGTTGTCGCCCGCGCGCAACCTCGGGCGACATTTGATGATGGAGATTCGGATCGTTCGGCTTCCAAGCAATGCG ATCTACCGTGTGATTGCTGTTCTTTGCCAGATTCTGGGCCACTCAAACTCGCGACGTTCGACGTTGCACC GATATTGGCAAACGGATCTAGCGCTGCAAAGAATTCTTCAAAACTTTCTCGGTCAACGGACCGAAAAAACTCTTTGAGCTCCCCGGCCATGCCTCTAACCACTTCTCAGGGGGAGCGATCTCGCGTCACCTTTCGCGATGACGTCAAACTGGGATCCAACCAACGAGTTGGACTCATGACTTCTGCTGTTCGGGCTTGGCAACAGCAGGATCTCAGCCGAACTAAAAATTCTCAA TTTCGCTGCATGACGTCCGGTTCGGCGGGACGTAAGCCGGCGAAGCTTGTACCAAAGGGCGTACTCTTGCCGGATCTCTGGGAACACTACGATGCGGATCGTGTGTGGGACCAAGGATTCGCCATGTGCTGCTCCCAGCTTAGCATGACATCACCATTGTGTTTCCTGTGCGGCAGCTCAGGAAGAAACGAACTAGTCTGCTGCTCCAGTTGCTGCGAATCTTTTCATCCGTTTTGCGTGGCCGACAGCGCTCCTTTGTCCGTCTCGGCTCCAGATTGCCATCACTGGGACAGGGAAGCTGTCGCTTGTCGTATTGAAGAAGACGGAATCGAATCGTGCTCTGGAATTGTGGAAAAAGGCGAAACAGCTATTTCAGCCGTCACCAATACTCTTGGAGCACCTTGGATCTGCTTGAATTGTGTCGTGTGCCAAATTTGCAGTTCAAGTTCCGGACAAAGAATGGTTTGCTCTAGCTGTTCTCATGCCTATCACTGGTCTTGTCTCGGTCCAGCTCATCCATCTAGCAAAAGGAAGCGAAGAGCCAAATGGCAGTGCTTTGCATGTTCTCGAGTGGAG GAAAAGTTCTGCCCATTATGCTTCAAATGTCACACAAGTCGCCAAATGAAGATGGAGTGTAATTGCTGTGGAACGTGGGTTCATGCAGAATGCGAACAACTTTCTGATGAAGATTTCCGCTTCCTTTGCACGACAACAAATGTTGAATATGTCTGCAGTCTTTGCTCTCCAGacaaaaactggaaaaatgATTTGCTTCGCTGCGCTAATGGATTGCTTCGCGAAGCTCTAGCAAAAATTGCTGATACGCAAACAACCCCCTCCTCGAATATATTCGAAGCCATTAACGATAAATTGATACGGAACGAATATCGAGATTGTGCTGAATTCTGCTCGGATCTCCGCCAGCTTGCCGACAAACTAAGCTTAACAGAGTCCAGCATTTTTTCACTAATACCTTGGATGGAAtctaaacaaaaggaaatagtTCCACGACCAAAAATCTCCATTACGGCCAAG GTGGAATACGATGCAGAATCTGACATTCGTTTATGCGCTTTGTGTCATGGTCGAGGGGAAGGTCCAGCAGCTGCAGAGGGGCGTCTTTTGTATTGTGGCAGTGATATATGGTGTCATATCAATTGTGCACTATGGTCCAACGAAGTCTTTGAAGAAGTGGATGGGGCGCTTCAGAATGTTTTTGATGCGCTTGCCAGAGGCAGTGGCTCTCGTTGCAAACATTGCCATGCCAAAGGTGCAACAGTGAACTGTTGCGTCCGTGGATGTCAAATCTCTTTGCATTTCCCGTGTTGCTTACAACCAGACACGGAAGTAACTCTGCTCGAAGGCAAGCGTCTTATTTGCAGCCAGCATGCAAAGGAACAATCCAATAAAAACCTTGTCCCCCATCCGCCAAATTTTGAAGTGGCTCGTTGCGTCTATGTTGATCTGGGGGCTGAATCAAAACGAATCAAACCTTGCGCTCCTCGTGATATTCGAGTTGTTATTGGATCTCTGTCCATCTCATCTATCGGGCAGCTACGGACTGACGTTTCGGGTGAAAACTCGGCATTGACGCCAGTGGGTTTTGAATGTCAACGAAGATACTGGTCTGTCAAAGAGCCATGGAAAGTTGTATCTTACACCTTGAAGACAATTTACATCCCCA GTTCAGTTGACGGAAAAGATTTGGAAACCAACGTCACAGTGAGCCATGAAGAGGACGATGTCATCATGGCGGAATCGGGACTCAACCTGGCAGAACTCGATACTCAAGATGATCGTGAATTGATTCACATGGTCTTGGAAGATGCCAACTTCGAGCAGGAACTGGAAGGTGGACCTAACGCAAGTGTAGCAATGAGTGGAACACCTAACGAATTAAGAGATTCTGGCTTCTACTCTGACGCTGGAGAAGTGTCGCCTAGTCCGACCGAAGACAATGCTCTTGAAGCCTGGCTAGCCGATCCGGAACATGCCGTCATCTTCCTCGATTCAGCCTTGTTAGCTTCACTTGACATAGAATCTGATCCTGCTGTTCCAAAACCATCAACGTTTTCTGGCACTGCGGTAGACGAAACACGTACACAGCCGAACAACAATTATCCACAGTTACCTGAAGTGAATACTCCGCCCAAAAGGAATTTGAGAAATAGGCGTCTGAGTTACACGCAATGGAGAAAGATGCGATTACAGAATCGCAATGACAAGCGTATTGTCCCAGC GACTGTGAAATCTTCTAGTATTCAAACTGGAGAAAGATCATCAAATTTAGATTGGAATGGCAATGAATCTGAATGGAACAGTGTCAATAGCAATAACTTGTTAGCCAGCATCAAAGTATCGCCATTATCCCATAACGATGTTCTGAAGAAAGTGAATTCAGACGTTCCATGGCATCGGAAAGGCTCGTCGGGCAATATCCTTCAACTAGATGGAGCAGCCGATTCTTCCGATACTGAACCGGAGAAAACAGTTGTtgtgaaacaagaaaacatgaTCGATGAGGAACCAGTGAAATGCCGCCGATGTCGGCGGTCCTATCGAACATTGCAGAGTTTCAATAAACACGTGGAAAGTTGCGTTGAAATGCTGAGTAGTAGTAGCGAAGGTGAAGAGGAAAGCGAAGAAGACGTCATCCCAGTGAAACCGAAACTAGAACCAGTGGAACCCGATGCTCATATTTCGATCCCTATTCAATTTCAAGCTAAAGAAGAACCAATGGATCATGTAACAGAGGCAGAGATCATTCAATCTCAGCCGGAAAACGATCCAATTCAAGTTCCTGTCGTCAATTCATCCTCTCAGGGCCAAAAGGCGATCGAACCCGCGAAATCCGTTAATCAGCCGGTGCCTTCAAAACCTCCAGGAAGCGTTAAACCTCGGTACCAAAAACGTCGATTCCGGCCTGTTGTCAACGCTATTCCTCCTAGAACGTTGGCCATCCGACAACCTCATCCACCCGCTCCTACCGGATTGCAAAATGTCCGTTTCACCGTACCAGCTCCATCACCAATACCCGCATCCTATCAGATGACACTTCAATCTCCTCCTCCGCCAGTATTGTACGTCACGCGACCAGAATTGAACAACCCTTCCAATTCAGGTGTGCAGTGTAGCTTCATCTCGCAACCTTCATTGAACGTACCTCAGCAACACTACATCATTATGCCACCATCAATGGAGCAAACGTTCGTACAAGCCAATTCATGTTCCATACCCACATTATCTTCTTCCGGCCTGACCTTGAATCAGCAGACTTCAAGTCCCGTCGTGCAATACTTGGGAGCAATACCTTCGCACATGTTGTCGACTTTAGGAATTATGACGACTAACGTGGGTGTTACCAACTACACCACCATACCCTCTCTTTCTTCCCTTCTCCAGAATCAGCACGCTCAAGTTCCGTGGGAGACGTCTAATCAGATCGTCATCCTCCCCCAACAACCTTTactttcatttaatttaccTTCGGTATCATTGCAACCCGCTTCCCAGTTATCACCTTCCATTGCAACCATACAGCTAAGTCCAGCAGTAGCCAAGGATACAAATCCGCCAGTGGCAAAGAAAACATTATCCCCAAAAGTAGTCAATGAATTAACTACTAAACCCGTCGTCGATGGAACTGAACCTAAACAACCTATTCCTACGCAAGAAaccacgaaaaaagaaaattctaaaGCTCCTAACGAACTGGACGTATTGAAAGAGGATCAAAAGAGGCTTGTTCTTCCTTTAAATAATAACATTATAGAAGATGTTCCAGCTGTAGATGGAAAACCTCCCAAACCGACTTATAGCTATCGTTCGGCAATGGGAGGTAAGAAACCTGCCCGTGTAATTACACCTGTGGGAAGTGAAGCTAAAGAGGACCCGCCATTAATTGTCCAACAACTGAAAGTTGTGGCTCATCCTAGCGCACCTGAAAAGGCAACTCGtacatttcatttgaaagctTCCACTGATCAACAAGAGCGCCTCTCAATAACGGAGGCAATGGTAGAAATGGTAGCTTCTCAAATGACTGAAGCAACatctgaattgccaaacaaaCTTGCTGATATCAGCGACGTTTTTGCCACGCCACCTGCCTCCTCCGAACCGCCAATTCTTCCATCCGACATGGATGCTGAACCTGTATCTTGGCCTGTTATTGACTCGACTCTGCCGGCCGAAGAACAAAAATCAGCACCCGAAAATGGAACGAAGAAAGAAGCCCATATTGTTTACGAACTCGTTTCAGACGATGGTTTCTACGCCCGATCCAACTCCCTCTCGGCCGTTTGGCAAAAGCTGCTGGACGCTGTCCAAGATGCCAGATTAGCTTTGAAGATGGAGCCGCTTTATAATGGATGTACAAAGAGCATGGATGAACGCAATCTCCATCTAACTGGCCTACACCATCACGCTGTCATCAATCTGTTGGAGCAATTACCCAACGCAGATCAATTCCCTGGCTATACCTTCCGTTATCGTGCCAATAGGGATCGTGAGTCGGTTGAAAAATTGATTACTGGGTCCACTTTTGGCTGCGTCCGGGCAGCTCCATTTAACGGGAGAGTGCCATATGACATGTTTGGCTGGTTGGCCTCTCAGTATCGTCCCAAGCCTCAACTATCAGTCAGGGCCGCTGCCGAACAAGATGGAGCTCAACAGCCAGCTGCTGGACGACGTGTCACTAATTTTGAATTATTGCCCATGACGGTCCGTTTCAAGCATTTACGCCAAGTAGCTAAAACGTCTGTTGGTGTTTATCGATCACATATCCACGGTCGTGGATTATTCTGCAAACGAGACATTGAG AGCGGCGAAATGGTTGTCGAGTACGCAGGCCAAGTCATCCGGTCCGTGCTGTGTGACAAACGAGAAAAGGAGTACGAGGCCAAAGGAATGGGCTGCTACATGTTTCGAGTTGACGAACAAACTGTGGTAGACGCCACGGTTCACGGGAATGCGGCCCGCTTCATCAATCACTCTTGCGAG CCCAACTGCTATTCGAGAATCGTCGACATATTTGGCAAGAAGCACATTATCATCTTTGCCCTAAGGCGAATCCATCGCGGAGAAGAGTTGACATACGACTACAAATTCCCGCTGGAGGACGTCAAGATACCGTGCACCTGTGGCTCGCGCAAGTGCCGGAAATACCTCAACTGA